Proteins encoded together in one Impatiens glandulifera chromosome 1, dImpGla2.1, whole genome shotgun sequence window:
- the LOC124919803 gene encoding vacuolar protein-sorting-associated protein 33 homolog — translation MAQIPSLENAPVNLTSLRDQSQRELIYILKNIRGKKCLIIDPKLGGSISLIIQTSILKEHGVELRLLTSEPIQTDCTKVLYLVRAQLNLMKLISAHVQNDISKGLQREYFTYFVPRRSVACEKVLEEEKVHHLMTIGEYPLYIVPLDEDVLSFELDLAYKDWVVDGDASSLWHIAKAIHKLEFSFGLIPNVRAKGKASVRVADILNRMQAEDPVNSSDMGMPEINTLILIDREVDMVTPMCSQLTYEGLLDECLQVNNGAVELDASVMGVQQEGKKVKVPLNSSDKLFKEIRDCNFEAVVQVLRQKATSMKQDYTEMTTTSQTVSELKDFVKKLNSLPEITRHINLAQHLTTFTSKPAFLARLDMEHTIVEAQSYDICLDYIEEMIHKQEPLVNVLRFLVLLSVTNAGIPKKNFDYLRREFLHSYGFEHMATLYNLEKAGLFKKQETKSNWLTVKRVLNLVSENVDTFNPDDIAYVFSGYAPLSIRLVQHAIRSGWRPIEEILKLLPGPHSESKRSGFANSPSFDVSSGALPSIDRLGDGRRSTVLVIFMGGVTFAEISALRFLSAQEGMSYDLIIGTTKVLNGKTLVEEFIEKLV, via the exons atggcTCAGATTCCTAGTTTGGAGAATGCTCCCGTAAATCTTACTTCTTTAAG AGATCAATCTCAAAGGGAGCTCATTTATATACTAAAGAAT ATACGAGGAAAGAAGTGTTTAATCATTGATCCAAAGCTTGGAGGTTCAATCTCTTTAATTATTCAGACATCCATACTAAAG GAACATGGGGTTGAATTGCGGCTTCTTACTTCTGAACCAATTCAGACAGATTGCACTAAAGTTCTTTACCTTGTGCGAGCTCAGCTCAATTTAATGAAACTAATTTCTGCACATGTTCAGAATGATATATCTAAAGGCCTTCAAAGAGagtattttacttattttgttcCTCGCCGATCTGTTGCATGTGAGAAG GTACTTGAGGAGGAGAAAGTACATCACCTCATGACCATTGGGGAGTACCCGCTATATATTGTTCCTTTGGATGAAGACGTGTTGTCATTTGAACTTGACCTTGCCTACAAA GATTGGGTAGTTGATGGAGATGCAAGCTCTCTCTGGCATATAGCAAAAGCAATCCACAAGCTTgag TTTTCTTTTGGACTGATACCGAATGTGAGGGCCAAGGGAAAGGCATCAGTACGTGTAGCTGACATTCTTAATCGAATGCAAGCAGAAGATCCTGTCAATTCATCTGAT ATGGGGATGCCAGAGATAAATACGCTTATCCTCATTGATAGGGAG GTGGACATGGTAACTCCTATGTGTTCCCAGCTAACTTATGAGGGCTTGCTGGATGAG TGCCTTCAAGTCAATAATGGTGCTGTTGAGTTGGATGCATCTGTAATGGGTGTTCAACAAGAAGGAAAAAAAGTAAAGGTTCCTCTTAATTCTAG TGACAAGCTATTCAAAGAGATACGAGATTGTAACTTTGAAGCTGTTGTGCAG GTTTTGCGTCAAAAAGCAACATCTATGAAACAAGACTACACAGAGATGACGACTACT TCTCAAACAGTGTCTGAACTGAAGGACTTTGTGAAGAAGCTGAATTCGTTGCCTGAAATCACT AGACATATAAATCTTGCTCAACATTTGACAACATTCACATCAAAACCTGCATTTCTTGCCCGTTTGGACATGGAACACACCATAGTGGAGGCCCAGAGCTATGACAT ATGCCTTGACTACATTGAAGAAATGATCCACAAGCAGGAGCCTCTTGTCAATGTCCTCCGGTTTCTTGTCTTGCTTTCTGTTACAAATGCTGGGATACCAAAAAAGAATTTTGATTACCTAAG GAGAGAGTTTCTTCATAGTTATGGCTTTGAGCACATGGCTACCCTCTATAATTTAGAGAAAgctggattatttaaaaaacag GAGACAAAGAGCAACTGGTTGACAGTCAAACGCGTGTTGAACCTTGTATCAGAGAACGTCGATACATTCAA CCCTGATGATATTGCTTATGTCTTCTCTGGATATGCACCTCTTAGCATTCGCCTTGTACAACATGCAATTCGATCAGGATG GCGTCCAATAGAAGAAATTCTTAAGCTATTGCCTGGACCACACTCAGAATCCAAACGA AGTGGATTTGCTAACAGTCCATCATTTGATGTCTCATCGGGAGCCTTGCCTAGTATAGACAG ATTGGGTGATGGAAGACGCTCAACAGTGCTGGTTATTTTCATGGGAGGCGTAACATTTGCCGAGATTTCAGCTCTTCGTTTTCTGAGTGCTCAA GAAGGAATGTCGTACGACTTGATCATTGGCACGACAAAGGTTTTGAATGGCAAGACCCTGGTTGAAGAGTTCATAGAGAAATTGGTGTGA